The following are from one region of the Rosistilla carotiformis genome:
- the folE gene encoding GTP cyclohydrolase I FolE — protein MNDKNSSRPVDLEAIKQAVRTILVAVGEDPDRSGLLETPRRVADMYAEMFSGLHIQPERHLEVTFPESYDEIVVVRDITFTSMCEHHLLPFSGTAHVAYLPNGCVTGLSKLARVVEEVSRRPQVQERMTQTIADMIEKHLNSSGVAVVIQAEHSCMSIRGVRKPGSETITSALRGVFKKNAASRAEVLSLIKS, from the coding sequence GTGAACGATAAAAACAGCAGTCGACCGGTCGATCTCGAAGCGATCAAACAGGCGGTAAGAACAATCTTGGTAGCGGTCGGCGAAGATCCCGATCGGTCGGGCCTATTGGAAACACCTCGCCGCGTCGCCGATATGTACGCGGAGATGTTCTCGGGATTGCACATCCAGCCCGAACGGCATCTGGAAGTCACGTTCCCCGAATCGTACGACGAGATCGTCGTCGTTCGCGACATCACGTTCACCAGCATGTGCGAACACCATCTGTTGCCGTTCAGCGGAACCGCTCACGTCGCCTACCTGCCCAACGGCTGCGTCACCGGGCTCAGCAAATTGGCGCGCGTTGTCGAAGAGGTTTCGCGTCGACCGCAGGTTCAAGAGCGGATGACGCAGACGATCGCCGACATGATCGAAAAGCATCTGAATTCCAGCGGCGTCGCGGTCGTGATCCAAGCGGAACACTCCTGCATGTCGATTCGCGGCGTCCGCAAACCGGGCAGCGAGACGATCACGAGCGCTCTTCGCGGCGTGTTTAAGAAAAACGCGGCCAGCCGAGCCGAAGTGCTGTCGTTGATCAAAAGCTAA
- a CDS encoding 6-pyruvoyl trahydropterin synthase family protein: MIIQKEYKFYAAHRNEELDDKCSNLHGHRYGLRCFFEVKRSGALSTLFGDFDAKIEPYLKDQYDHGMLIHTGDSLYATLQDHMQRTGENFKLKVLDGPTSVENLAHKMFTEITEMGFRLQQLEVRETDTSVVTYTRDDWDEHNRDMAAQQAAAN, from the coding sequence GTGATCATCCAAAAGGAATACAAGTTCTACGCGGCCCATCGCAACGAAGAACTCGACGACAAATGCAGCAACTTGCATGGACACCGTTACGGTCTGCGATGTTTCTTCGAAGTCAAGCGTTCGGGGGCGTTGTCGACGTTGTTCGGTGACTTCGACGCCAAGATCGAACCCTATTTAAAAGACCAATACGATCACGGGATGTTGATCCATACCGGCGATTCGCTGTACGCGACGCTTCAAGATCACATGCAGCGGACGGGCGAGAACTTCAAATTAAAAGTGCTCGACGGTCCGACCAGCGTCGAGAATCTAGCTCACAAGATGTTCACCGAAATCACGGAGATGGGCTTCCGCTTGCAACAGTTGGAGGTTCGCGAGACCGACACCTCCGTCGTCACCTACACCCGCGACGACTGGGACGAACACAATCGCGACATGGCTGCCCAACAAGCCGCAGCAAACTAG
- a CDS encoding S26 family signal peptidase: protein MLIPLAVRIAMFRGMIRPLLVASESMTPTLWGPSATIRCSGCGIDLRFVVRSDKPPRHVTCFQCGTRQRIEALHVDRGDRVVIDTAAYWFQNPKRFDWIAFTDDDGSLSVKRLLGLPGESIELAHGDLFASGKPIRRSLTQALATSIPVDDDRFRKQDVSRWRCDDDSWIKIEDGFRCETPKSDADSPLVYHHVQVYQNNRPERVMDDYPGNQQVSRQMVPVDDLIVQMECSAVPDSELTISLWVRDRVLSVTILRSAEGWTTVNASETKPKTWRTHSRSDDHLTVAHIDGQLWLAINGQSHVVDPVVSDTKPPVDAKQPIAITCRSGEHPVTIGNLRVERDLHWWHPDAIDRWSAATTLPERGYFVVGDNVPVSIDSRTEPLPISRDQIIGRVLPYR, encoded by the coding sequence GTGCTGATCCCCCTCGCGGTCCGGATTGCAATGTTCCGCGGCATGATTCGTCCGCTGCTGGTCGCCAGTGAATCGATGACCCCAACGCTGTGGGGCCCGTCGGCGACGATTCGCTGCAGCGGTTGTGGGATCGATCTACGCTTTGTCGTTCGCAGCGACAAACCGCCTCGACACGTCACATGCTTCCAATGCGGAACCCGCCAGCGGATCGAAGCATTGCATGTCGATCGAGGGGATCGCGTTGTCATCGACACCGCCGCCTATTGGTTTCAAAACCCGAAACGCTTCGATTGGATTGCGTTTACCGACGACGATGGATCCCTTTCGGTCAAACGGCTGTTGGGGCTTCCCGGAGAATCGATCGAGCTGGCTCACGGCGATCTATTTGCGTCGGGGAAACCGATTCGTCGATCGTTGACGCAAGCATTGGCGACATCGATCCCGGTCGATGACGATCGATTCCGCAAGCAAGACGTCTCGCGATGGCGCTGCGATGACGACAGTTGGATCAAGATCGAAGATGGTTTTCGCTGTGAAACCCCGAAATCGGATGCCGATTCGCCATTGGTCTACCATCACGTCCAGGTCTATCAAAACAATCGCCCCGAGCGAGTGATGGACGATTATCCGGGGAACCAACAGGTTTCCCGACAGATGGTTCCCGTCGACGATCTGATCGTGCAAATGGAATGTTCCGCGGTGCCGGATTCGGAGCTAACGATCTCGCTCTGGGTTCGCGATCGGGTCTTGAGCGTCACCATCTTACGATCGGCCGAAGGTTGGACGACCGTGAACGCTTCGGAAACGAAACCCAAGACGTGGCGAACTCACAGTCGCAGCGACGATCATTTGACGGTCGCTCATATCGACGGCCAGCTGTGGCTGGCGATCAACGGCCAATCGCACGTCGTCGATCCAGTCGTCTCCGATACGAAACCGCCAGTCGATGCGAAGCAGCCGATTGCTATCACATGTCGATCGGGGGAACATCCGGTAACGATTGGCAACTTGCGCGTCGAACGCGATCTGCATTGGTGGCATCCCGATGCAATCGATCGATGGAGTGCGGCGACCACATTGCCCGAGCGGGGCTATTTTGTTGTGGGGGACAATGTTCCGGTTTCGATCGACAGCCGGACCGAACCGCTGCCGATCTCCCGCGACCAGATCATCGGCCGCGTGTTACCGTATCGATGA
- a CDS encoding AAA family ATPase → MTIAIESAEQEAEIVQQLRQGRSAIESELAKVIIGQHDVIEQLIISLFAGGHCLITGAPGLAKTLLVSSVAKIFHLDFQRIQFTPDLMPADITGTEILEDLGDGRRAMKFVRGPIFGNVILADEINRTPPKTQAALLEAMQEHQVTAAGSRHPLPEPFFVLATQNPIEMEGTYPLPEAQLDRFLFNVLIDYLPHEDELAVVMQTTSKKAEPIQPLFTGVDVLKFQEVVRRVPIAKEVASYAVQLAAATRPNREGSLDFINQWVTWGAGTRAAQTLVLGAKARALLNGHSHVSLEDIRALAKPTLRHRVLLGYKAEAEGITVDQTIQRLLDTTLA, encoded by the coding sequence GTGACCATAGCTATCGAATCCGCTGAACAAGAAGCCGAGATCGTCCAGCAGTTACGCCAAGGGCGAAGTGCGATCGAATCGGAACTGGCCAAGGTAATCATCGGCCAACACGACGTGATCGAACAATTGATCATCAGCCTGTTCGCCGGCGGACATTGCCTGATCACCGGGGCCCCGGGGCTGGCCAAGACGCTGTTGGTCAGTTCGGTCGCGAAGATCTTTCATCTCGATTTCCAACGGATCCAGTTCACACCCGATCTGATGCCGGCGGACATCACCGGGACCGAGATTCTCGAGGACCTTGGCGATGGTCGGCGGGCGATGAAGTTTGTCCGCGGTCCGATCTTCGGCAACGTGATCCTGGCCGATGAGATCAACCGGACGCCTCCGAAGACCCAAGCGGCACTGTTGGAAGCGATGCAGGAACATCAGGTGACCGCCGCCGGTTCGCGGCATCCGCTCCCCGAACCCTTCTTCGTTTTGGCAACGCAAAACCCGATCGAAATGGAGGGGACCTACCCGCTGCCCGAAGCGCAATTGGACCGCTTTCTGTTTAACGTGCTGATCGATTACCTGCCGCACGAAGACGAATTGGCAGTCGTGATGCAGACGACGTCGAAAAAAGCCGAACCGATCCAACCGCTGTTTACCGGCGTCGACGTGTTGAAATTCCAAGAGGTGGTCCGGCGGGTGCCGATCGCCAAGGAAGTCGCTTCGTACGCGGTCCAGCTGGCCGCGGCAACACGTCCCAACCGCGAGGGATCGCTCGACTTCATCAACCAATGGGTGACATGGGGCGCGGGAACGCGAGCCGCTCAAACGCTGGTCCTGGGTGCCAAAGCCCGCGCGCTTCTCAACGGCCACTCCCACGTCTCGCTGGAAGATATCCGAGCGTTGGCGAAACCGACGCTCCGGCATCGCGTGTTGTTGGGGTACAAGGCGGAAGCCGAAGGGATCACGGTCGACCAGACGATCCAACGGCTGTTGGATACCACGCTGGCATGA
- a CDS encoding DUF58 domain-containing protein has protein sequence MSASTNYAPAQIDPSSLMRIKNLQLRAKTVVEGFYNGLHRSPFHGFSVEFSEYRPYTLGDDPRTLDWKLFARSDRYYIKRYEDETNRRCYLMVDQSKSMSFGSIDYTKADYTRTLAATLAHFLTQQRDAVGLMTFDRKVNEFIAARHRPGHMNRLLGSLDQSFEGTGTDLSEPLEQLAALVSKRGLIILISDLLSPIDMLRTRLAYLRSRGHEMMILRVNDPAEIEFTLPQAAMIRDMETGKELYIDPEVAKAQYQANFKEHETQLVAICESLGIDLTQLVTNQPMDEALYQLLSLQTRRSRGPLRGGSLSAAARGAAT, from the coding sequence ATGAGTGCTTCGACAAACTACGCTCCGGCGCAAATCGATCCCAGTTCGCTGATGCGGATCAAGAATCTGCAACTGCGAGCGAAAACGGTGGTCGAAGGTTTTTATAACGGCTTGCACCGCAGTCCCTTCCACGGGTTTTCGGTGGAGTTCAGCGAATACCGTCCGTACACGCTCGGCGACGATCCGCGGACGCTCGATTGGAAACTGTTCGCCCGCAGCGATCGGTACTACATCAAACGCTACGAAGACGAAACCAACCGTCGCTGCTATCTGATGGTCGACCAAAGCAAGTCGATGAGCTTCGGATCGATCGACTATACGAAAGCCGACTACACGCGGACGCTCGCCGCCACGCTGGCCCATTTCTTGACCCAACAACGCGACGCGGTCGGGCTGATGACCTTCGATCGGAAGGTCAACGAATTCATCGCCGCTCGGCATCGTCCCGGCCACATGAACCGTTTGCTCGGCAGTCTCGATCAATCCTTTGAAGGAACCGGCACCGATCTCTCCGAACCGTTGGAACAACTGGCCGCCCTGGTCAGCAAACGTGGGCTGATCATCTTGATCTCCGATCTGTTGTCTCCGATCGACATGCTTCGCACGCGATTGGCCTACCTGCGTTCTCGCGGTCACGAGATGATGATCTTGCGAGTCAACGATCCGGCCGAAATCGAATTCACCCTGCCGCAAGCCGCGATGATCCGCGACATGGAAACGGGGAAAGAACTGTACATCGATCCCGAGGTCGCCAAAGCTCAGTACCAAGCGAACTTTAAGGAACATGAAACCCAGTTGGTTGCGATTTGCGAATCGCTCGGTATCGACCTGACGCAATTGGTCACCAACCAGCCGATGGATGAAGCGCTGTACCAGTTGTTGAGTCTGCAGACGCGTCGCAGTCGCGGGCCGCTGCGCGGTGGCAGTCTTTCGGCCGCGGCGAGAGGAGCGGCGACATGA